GGCGCGCCAGACGGTGCCGCCGCCGCCCGAGCCCACGACGTCCAGGAGCAGGAACCTGCCGCCGACCCGGCGGCCGGGATCGCGACGGGCCTCGGCGGCGAGCGCGGCCGGAGGCGCAAGGGCTTCGTCCTCCGGATCCGCCTGGATCTCGCGGAAGAGCCGCAGCAGCTTATCTTCCTCGTCCGTCATCCGCGAACCCCACGAGTTCCCGCAGTTCGTCCCGGTAGTCTTCCGGGTTCCGGCAGCCGGCGCGGATGAGGTCCGCCAGGTGGGCTTTCAGGTTGCGGCGGGCGTGAAAGAGAAGATTGCGGACGTCGTTTTCCCCGCGTCCCAGCCGCGCGGCGATGTCGGCGTACGAGCATCCCTCGAGGTAATGCCAGCGGAGCGCCCGGGCCTGCGCGGGAATCTCCCGTTCGAGTCCCCCGAGCGCCGTTCGGGTCAGATGGGCGATCCAGAGGCGTTCGAAGATTTCCCGTCCCGGGTCCATAGGCTCGCGGATCTGATCCAGCGGAAGCGCCTCTCCGGAGGCCCGCCGGCGAAGCGCCTCCTCTCGGCGGCGCCAATCGGCCAGCACGTTCCGGATGAG
This genomic stretch from Planctomycetota bacterium harbors:
- a CDS encoding sigma-70 family RNA polymerase sigma factor, which codes for MGFITTVWALLSRARERDGPAMEEVARTYGEPVRDYFRRIGLDAEADDLAQEVLLRACRTEFLERARPEKGRFRTLLHTLIRNVLADWRRREEALRRRASGEALPLDQIREPMDPGREIFERLWIAHLTRTALGGLEREIPAQARALRWHYLEGCSYADIAARLGRGENDVRNLLFHARRNLKAHLADLIRAGCRNPEDYRDELRELVGFADDGRGR